In Glycine max cultivar Williams 82 chromosome 15, Glycine_max_v4.0, whole genome shotgun sequence, the DNA window GGAAAATGTAATGGATTTTGAAATATGGGATCTTGCAGAGGAGGAAAGTAACATCCTCCAAACATTAAGATTGAGTTATAATCAGCTTCCTTCATACCTGAAGAGGTGTTTTGCATACTGCTCCATACTACCAAAAGGCTTTGAATTTGAGGAGAAAGAGATAGTGTTGCTATGGATGGCTGAAGGACTTTTAGAGCAAAAATCACAGAAGCAAATGGAAGATGTTGGCCATGAGTACTTTCAAGAGCTACTCTCTGCATCACTTTTTCAGAAGTCAAGTAGCAACAGATCATTGTATGTAATGCATGACCTTATAAATGATCTAGCTCAATGGGTGGCTGGAGAGTCCTGTTTCAAATTggacaataattttcaatctcacaaacaaaagaaaaagaaaatttccaaAATGACTCGGTATGCATCATACGTTGGTGGTGAATATGATGGTATTCAAATGTTTCAGGCCTTTAAAGAAGCCAAGTCCTTAAGAACATTCCTCCCTCTAAAGCATCGAAGGCTAGAAGAATGGTCCTACATAACTAATCATGTTCCTTTTGAATTGTTACCTGAGTTAAGATGCTTGAGGGCATTATCATTGAGTGGATATTTCATCAGTAAGCTTCCAAATTCGGTTAGCAATTTGAATCTTCTACGCTACCTGAATCTTTCTTCGACTGACCTCAGACAGTTGCCAGAATCAATCTGCAGTCTATGCAATCTGCAAACATTACTACTGAGAGATTGTTTTAATCTTGAAGAACTGCCATCAAACATGAGTGATTTGATCAACCTACGTCATCTAGATATCACCAGATCTCATTCTTTAACACGTATGCCACATGGTATTGGTAAATTGACACATCTTCAAACTTTGTCAAATTTTGTTGTAGGCTCAAGTGGGATAGGAGAATTGATGAAGCTGTCAAATATCCGAGGAGTACTTTCTGTGTCCAGGTTAGAGCATGTGACTGACACTCGAGAGGCAAGTGAAGCtatgataaataaaaaggtAGGCATTGATGTGCTGAAATTGAAGTGGACTAGTTGTATGAATAATCAGTCACATACTGAAAGAGCAAAAGAAGTGCTTCAGATGCTACAACCTCACAAAAATCTTGCAAAGCTTACTATTAAGTGCTATGGTGGTACGAGTTTCCCAAAATGGATAGGAGATCCATCCTACAAGAGCCTAGTGTTCTTAAAGTTGAAAGATTGTGCACATTGTACATCTTTGCCGGCACTTGGAAACCTTCATGCCCTCAAAGAACTTTACATCATTGGAATGAAAGAAGTATGTTGTATCGATGGTGAGTTCTGTGGTAATGCTTGCTTAAGaccttttccttccttggaGAGACTATACTTTATGGACATGGAAAAATGGGAAAATTGGTTCCTCTCAGATAACAATGAGCAGAATGACATGTTTTCTTCTTTGCAACAGCTTTTCATTGTGAAGTGTCCCAAACTTTTAGGTAAACTACCAGAAAATCTCCCTTCTCTCAAACATGTAATAGTTAAAGAATGTGAACAATTGCTGGTTACCATTTCAAGCCTTCCTGTGCTCTACAAACTAGAAATTGAAGGATGCAAAGGCTTGGTCCTTAATTGCGCAAATGAATTCAATTCACTGAATTCAATGTCTGTTTCCAGAATCTTGGAGTTCACATTCTTAATGGAGAGGTTAGTGCAGGCTTTCAAAACTGTAGAAGAACTCAAAATTGTCAGTTGTGCTCTTGATGAAACAGTTCTGAATGATTTATGGGTAAATGAGGTTTGGCTTGAGAAGAATCCACATGGTTTGTCATCTATTCTCAGATTAATTGAGATTAGAAAT includes these proteins:
- the LOC100784811 gene encoding putative disease resistance protein At3g14460; this translates as MATTFGGILSSQKDARDWENVMDFEIWDLAEEESNILQTLRLSYNQLPSYLKRCFAYCSILPKGFEFEEKEIVLLWMAEGLLEQKSQKQMEDVGHEYFQELLSASLFQKSSSNRSLYVMHDLINDLAQWVAGESCFKLDNNFQSHKQKKKKISKMTRYASYVGGEYDGIQMFQAFKEAKSLRTFLPLKHRRLEEWSYITNHVPFELLPELRCLRALSLSGYFISKLPNSVSNLNLLRYLNLSSTDLRQLPESICSLCNLQTLLLRDCFNLEELPSNMSDLINLRHLDITRSHSLTRMPHGIGKLTHLQTLSNFVVGSSGIGELMKLSNIRGVLSVSRLEHVTDTREASEAMINKKVGIDVLKLKWTSCMNNQSHTERAKEVLQMLQPHKNLAKLTIKCYGGTSFPKWIGDPSYKSLVFLKLKDCAHCTSLPALGNLHALKELYIIGMKEVCCIDGEFCGNACLRPFPSLERLYFMDMEKWENWFLSDNNEQNDMFSSLQQLFIVKCPKLLGKLPENLPSLKHVIVKECEQLLVTISSLPVLYKLEIEGCKGLVLNCANEFNSLNSMSVSRILEFTFLMERLVQAFKTVEELKIVSCALDETVLNDLWVNEVWLEKNPHGLSSILRLIEIRNCNIMKSIPKVLMVNSHFLERLYICHCDSIVFVTMDQLPHSLKSLEISNCKNLRCLLDNGTCTSSSIIMHDDNVQHGSTIISHLEYVYIGWCPSLTCISRSGELPESVKHLFIWNCSELSCLSMKGQLPKSIERLEIQSCPKLESIANRLHRNTSLESIQIWNCENLKSLPEGLHFLVNLKEIKIIGCPNLVSFPEEGLPASSLSELSIMSCEKLVALPNSMYNLDSLKELEIGYCPSIQYFPEINFPDNLTSLWINDHNACEAMFNWGLYKLSFLRDLTIIGGNLFMPLEKLGTMLPSTLTSLTVQGFPHLENLSSEGFHKLTSLSSLTLRHLSNLTFLPFSGFKYLTSLEELSIYNCPKLLCLPEKGLPSSLLELYIQDCPFLKEQCRKDKGRDWLKIADVPYVEIDGKFIYDSDYED